One genomic window of Quercus robur chromosome 6, dhQueRobu3.1, whole genome shotgun sequence includes the following:
- the LOC126689207 gene encoding uncharacterized protein LOC126689207: MFNCLYKTILNGEKHITSRSPTPIHKLGFLQNPSLYWKYYVSSISSQQPFAVSYLINSFGFTPEAALSASKYVDFETPEKADAVVKFLKNHGFSQTQISNLVRRRPGLLKCNPEKTLLPKMEFFSSKGIPSPDLAKMFSGFPELFRRSLEKQIIPSFDLFKSLLQSEDKTLQALQRYSGMFTNYLEIYVVPNINTLRESGMPESFIISILQKQPRAFRVNPVQFREAVEKVKEMGFNPSTMKFAKAVHAVRSMSKSTWERKLNVYKKWGWTEDEVSMAFRNHPWCMTVSEEKLTRVMDFLVNKMGMESSLIKKHSMLFSLSLEKRLIPRGLVLQVLLSKGLVKKNFKMHVYFECPEKTFLQKFVMIHEDEASELLKLYKGSLDSSK, translated from the coding sequence ATGTTTAATTGTCTCTACAAAACCATTCTAAATGGTGAGAAACACATTACTAGTAGATCTCCAACACCAATTCACAAACTGGGTTTTCTTCAAAACCCATCTTTATACTGGAAATACTATGTCTCCAGCATTTCAAGTCAGCAACCATTTGCTGTCTCTTACCTCATAAACTCATTTGGGTTCACACCAGAAGCTGCTTTATCAGCTTCCAAATATGTTGATTTCGAAACCCCAGAAAAAGCAGATGCTGTGGTTAAGTTTTTGAAGAACCATGGGTTCTCTCAAACCCAGATCTCGAACCTTGTTAGAAGACGCCCAGGACTGCTCAAATGTAATCCTGAGAAAACCCTTTTGCCCAAAATGGAATTCTTTTCCTCTAAAGGGATTCCAAGTCCTGACCTTGCAAAAATGTTTAGTGGGTTCCCTGAGCTTTTTAGAAGAAGCTTAGAGAAACAAATTATCCCTTCCTTTGATTTGTTTAAAAGCTTGCTTCAGTCTGAGGATAAGACTCTTCAAGCTTTACAACGATATTCGGGTATGTTTACAAATTATCTTGAAATTTATGTGGTGCCCAATATTAATACATTGAGAGAGAGCGGAATGCCCGAGTCGTTTATCATTTCTATACTTCAAAAACAGCCAAGAGCATTCAGGGTTAATCCTGTTCAGTTTAGAGAGGCTGTGgagaaagtaaaagaaatggGATTTAATCCTTCAACGATGAAGTTTGCCAAGGCAGTACATGCTGTGCGGTCAATGAGCAAATCGACATGGGAAAGGAAGCTCAATGTTTATAAGAAATGGGGTTGGACTGAGGATGAGGTTTCTATGGCATTTAGAAACCATCCATGGTGTATGACGGTGTCTGAGGAAAAGCTTACGAGGGTAATGGATTTTCTTGTCAACAAGATGGGTATGGAGTCTTCCCTCATTAAGAAACACTCAATGCTTTTTTCTTTGAGCTTGGAGAAGAGATTGATTCCTAGGGGTTTGGTTCTGCAAGTTTTACTATCAAAAGGTTTGGTGAAGAAGAATTTTAAAATGCATGTGTATTTTGAGTGCCCTGAAAAGACATTTTTGCAGAAGTTTGTTATGATTCATGAGGACGAGGCTTCTGAGCTGTTGAAGTTATACAAGGGATCATTGgattcttcaaaatga